A window of Christiangramia forsetii KT0803 contains these coding sequences:
- a CDS encoding DUF4835 family protein: MRKLFTFIMIFAALQLSTAQQINCEIIVNAEQTGQTNLSVFKTLERALNEFVNQTTWTDQNFQNQERISCSMFITINSFEGENFNGTIQVQSSRPVYGTSMITPVFNFNDEQLSFSYREYQPLNYSQNTYTSNLVSVISFYVYTILGMDADTFSPEGGTEYYEEANRIVTNAQQGNSQGWRGSDGQRSRFRLNTDLLANTYAEYRTTLYKYHRLGLDVMHEDVLTGKNTVLEALNDLEVMNNRRNNSLLLRTFLDSKAEEISSIYSGGPPVEDSAELIETLNNIAPRYARNWRNIQ, encoded by the coding sequence TTGCCGCATTGCAGCTAAGTACTGCACAGCAAATTAATTGTGAGATTATTGTAAATGCTGAACAGACAGGACAAACGAACCTTTCTGTTTTTAAAACCCTCGAGCGCGCTTTAAATGAGTTTGTGAATCAGACTACCTGGACAGATCAAAATTTTCAAAATCAGGAGCGTATTAGCTGTAGTATGTTTATTACCATTAATAGCTTTGAAGGAGAAAATTTTAATGGGACCATTCAGGTTCAATCTTCAAGACCTGTTTATGGCACTTCTATGATCACTCCCGTTTTTAATTTCAACGATGAACAACTTAGCTTTAGCTATAGGGAGTATCAGCCTCTTAATTATAGCCAGAATACATATACGTCTAATCTCGTTTCAGTAATATCCTTTTATGTCTATACCATTTTAGGGATGGATGCAGATACTTTTTCTCCGGAAGGTGGAACTGAATATTATGAAGAAGCGAATAGGATAGTAACCAATGCGCAACAAGGAAATTCCCAGGGCTGGAGAGGATCTGATGGCCAACGTTCAAGATTTAGGCTTAATACCGATCTTCTTGCCAATACGTATGCAGAATATAGAACTACGCTTTATAAATATCACCGTTTAGGTCTTGATGTGATGCACGAAGATGTCCTGACCGGAAAAAATACGGTTCTGGAAGCATTGAATGACCTGGAAGTGATGAATAATCGGCGTAACAATTCATTGCTGTTAAGAACATTCCTGGATTCCAAGGCAGAAGAAATTTCATCGATCTATTCCGGAGGACCGCCTGTAGAAGATAGCGCAGAGCTTATAGAAACCTTAAATAACATCGCGCCAAGATATGCCAGGAACTGGAGAAATATTCAGTAG
- the recN gene encoding DNA repair protein RecN, with translation MLTSLSIKNYALIEDINIGLQPGFTIITGETGAGKSIMLGALGLLLGDRADFSSIRDTDKKCVIEGTFGISNYKLESFFKKEDLDYEQQSIIRREILPSGKSRAFINDTPVKINALQKLGTYLIDIHSQHETLSLGNADYQFNVIDTIAKNEAIILQYHKELKEYKQLLNRFEELKEEQSQAAKEYDYNLFLLNELEEANLKDGMLEELEQRYEELNNVEELTENLSSTINLLQQEEIGSLESLKAMKANLSKITKFSASYENFHERIQSVIIELDDLEAEMTDALESLEANPEELEIVNQKLQVIYNLQKKHNAENVAELLEITSSLQQKVSVTENAESALTEIQSVIKEHEEILGETADKLHQNREKIIPAFIEQTEQILKDLGMPNARLNIELAQGTEFLSNGRDKLEWYLAANKGGSFKEIKKAASGGELSRIMLAVKSILAAQSNLPTIIFDEIDTGVSGEIAKKMGEILNKMGNNMQVIAITHLPQIAGKGATHFKIFKEDNEVATQTKIVKLEENERIEELALMLGGNTKSDSARAHAKALLN, from the coding sequence TTGCTTACATCTCTATCCATAAAAAATTACGCACTCATTGAGGACATCAATATTGGTCTTCAGCCGGGATTTACAATTATAACAGGTGAGACCGGTGCAGGTAAATCTATAATGCTAGGTGCTTTAGGACTTCTGCTGGGAGATAGGGCCGATTTTAGTTCTATTCGGGACACCGATAAAAAATGCGTAATTGAAGGAACTTTTGGTATTTCAAATTATAAACTGGAGAGTTTTTTTAAAAAGGAAGATCTGGATTATGAGCAGCAAAGTATTATAAGAAGGGAGATCTTACCTTCCGGAAAATCGCGAGCTTTTATTAATGATACCCCGGTTAAGATTAACGCGCTTCAAAAACTGGGAACCTATCTTATAGATATTCATAGTCAGCATGAAACCCTGAGCCTTGGAAATGCCGATTATCAGTTTAATGTGATAGATACCATTGCTAAAAATGAAGCTATTATTCTTCAGTATCATAAAGAATTAAAAGAGTATAAGCAGCTGCTGAATCGGTTTGAAGAACTTAAAGAAGAACAGTCCCAGGCAGCGAAAGAATACGATTACAATTTATTTTTGCTGAATGAACTTGAAGAAGCCAATTTAAAAGATGGAATGCTGGAAGAATTGGAACAGCGGTATGAAGAATTAAACAATGTAGAAGAACTTACTGAAAATTTAAGCTCAACGATCAATTTACTGCAACAAGAAGAAATCGGTAGTCTGGAGAGTTTAAAGGCTATGAAAGCAAATTTATCCAAGATCACTAAGTTTTCTGCCAGTTATGAAAATTTCCATGAGCGAATTCAGAGTGTGATCATAGAATTAGATGATCTTGAAGCTGAAATGACCGATGCTCTCGAAAGTCTGGAAGCTAATCCTGAAGAATTAGAAATTGTAAATCAAAAACTTCAGGTAATCTATAATTTACAGAAGAAACATAATGCTGAAAATGTTGCTGAACTTCTGGAGATCACCAGTTCACTTCAGCAAAAAGTTTCGGTCACCGAAAATGCTGAATCTGCCCTAACTGAAATTCAGTCGGTTATTAAAGAACATGAGGAGATTCTTGGCGAAACCGCCGATAAGCTTCATCAAAATAGAGAAAAGATAATTCCTGCATTTATTGAACAAACCGAGCAGATTTTAAAAGATCTGGGTATGCCAAATGCACGATTAAATATAGAATTGGCGCAGGGAACCGAATTTCTTTCTAATGGTCGCGATAAATTGGAATGGTACCTGGCAGCCAACAAAGGAGGAAGCTTTAAAGAAATAAAAAAGGCTGCCTCAGGAGGAGAATTATCACGGATTATGCTTGCTGTAAAAAGTATACTTGCTGCTCAGAGTAATTTGCCCACGATTATTTTTGATGAGATAGATACAGGGGTTTCCGGAGAGATTGCCAAGAAGATGGGAGAGATCCTTAATAAAATGGGGAATAATATGCAGGTAATTGCAATAACCCACCTGCCTCAGATAGCTGGAAAAGGAGCCACTCATTTCAAGATCTTTAAAGAAGATAATGAGGTTGCTACTCAAACTAAAATTGTAAAGCTTGAAGAAAATGAGCGAATAGAAGAGTTAGCGCTTATGCTGGGCGGGAACACGAAAAGCGATTCGGCGAGGGCTCATGCGAAGGCTTTGCTTAATTAG
- a CDS encoding enoyl-ACP reductase FabI — MSYNLLKGKRGIIFGALDENSIAWKTAEKVHEEGGTFVLTNAPIAMRMGSIKNLAEKTGSEIIPADATKVEDLENLVEKAVEILGGKIDFVLHSIGMSVNVRKGNHYTDMNYDYTTKGWDVSAVSFHKTMQVLYKKDAMNEWGSIVALSYMAAQRVFPDYNDMADNKAYLESIARSFGYFFGKDKKVRVNTISQSPTPTTAGQGVKGFDGFIAFAEKMSPLGNATAEECANYTLTLFSDLTKKVTLQNLFHDGGFSNTGVSQEVMEAFTKDEE, encoded by the coding sequence ATGTCATATAACCTGCTTAAAGGTAAAAGAGGAATAATTTTCGGAGCATTGGATGAAAATTCGATCGCCTGGAAAACTGCTGAAAAAGTTCATGAAGAAGGAGGAACATTTGTTCTAACAAATGCACCTATCGCCATGAGAATGGGAAGTATCAAAAACCTGGCTGAAAAGACCGGATCTGAAATCATTCCGGCTGATGCAACCAAGGTTGAAGATCTTGAAAACCTTGTAGAAAAGGCAGTGGAGATCCTTGGAGGAAAAATTGACTTCGTACTTCATTCTATTGGGATGTCTGTAAACGTGAGAAAAGGAAATCATTATACAGATATGAACTACGATTACACTACAAAAGGCTGGGATGTTTCTGCCGTTTCTTTTCACAAAACCATGCAGGTTCTTTACAAAAAGGACGCGATGAATGAGTGGGGAAGTATTGTAGCACTAAGTTATATGGCTGCTCAGAGAGTTTTTCCAGACTACAACGATATGGCAGATAATAAAGCATATTTGGAGTCCATTGCACGTAGTTTCGGATATTTCTTCGGAAAAGATAAAAAAGTAAGAGTAAATACCATTTCCCAGTCGCCAACACCTACTACTGCAGGGCAGGGGGTTAAAGGTTTTGATGGTTTTATCGCTTTCGCTGAAAAGATGTCTCCACTTGGAAATGCTACCGCTGAAGAATGTGCGAACTATACCCTTACATTATTCTCAGATCTTACTAAAAAAGTGACTTTGCAAAATCTTTTCCATGATGGTGGATTCTCGAATACGGGAGTGAGCCAGGAAGTGATGGAAGCATTTACAAAAGACGAAGAGTAA
- a CDS encoding glycosyltransferase, which yields MKPEYSFIVPVYNRPDEIRELLESMRKLISIRSFEIVIVEDGSSIRSNEVVRQFSEDLNISYYYKSNSGPGDSRNYGMKKAKADYYLILDSDVILPENYLKEVHNFLANDYCDCFGGPDAAHSSFSDIQKAIDYTMTSFFTTGGIRGGSSKGFQPRSFNMGISKEAFEASKGFGQIHPGEDPDLSLRLKDAGFKICLIPEAKVFHKRRIDWDKFYTQVNKFGLVRPILNKWHPGSGKITYWFPTLFMLGFLFSSLMTFTGTWFFISCYLIYFLIIGIDAAIKNKSIYIGLLAIRAVFVQFSGYGIGFLISTIKTEIMNRQPEKEFPQLFFKKDVGA from the coding sequence ATGAAACCAGAGTATTCCTTTATAGTTCCGGTTTATAACCGTCCCGATGAGATCAGGGAGTTGCTGGAAAGTATGAGGAAGCTAATTTCAATTAGATCTTTTGAAATCGTAATTGTAGAAGACGGTTCTAGTATAAGATCTAATGAAGTGGTAAGGCAGTTTTCTGAAGATCTCAATATCAGTTATTATTATAAGTCTAATTCAGGACCCGGCGATTCCCGGAATTACGGGATGAAAAAGGCAAAAGCCGATTATTATCTTATCCTGGATTCTGATGTGATCCTGCCGGAAAATTATCTGAAAGAAGTCCATAATTTCCTTGCGAACGACTACTGTGACTGCTTTGGAGGCCCGGATGCGGCCCACTCTTCCTTTAGCGATATTCAGAAAGCTATAGATTATACCATGACTTCATTTTTTACCACCGGTGGAATAAGAGGCGGATCGAGTAAGGGGTTTCAACCTCGCAGTTTTAATATGGGAATTAGCAAAGAGGCTTTTGAGGCCAGTAAAGGTTTTGGACAGATACATCCCGGTGAAGATCCTGATCTAAGCCTCCGGCTGAAAGACGCCGGGTTTAAAATATGCTTAATTCCTGAAGCTAAAGTATTTCATAAACGCAGAATAGACTGGGATAAATTCTACACGCAGGTTAATAAATTTGGCTTAGTGAGACCTATTTTAAATAAATGGCATCCAGGTTCTGGAAAGATCACTTACTGGTTTCCCACACTTTTTATGCTGGGATTCTTATTTTCCAGCCTCATGACGTTTACGGGAACCTGGTTCTTTATTAGCTGTTATTTAATTTATTTTTTAATTATTGGCATAGATGCTGCGATAAAAAATAAAAGTATTTATATTGGGTTACTCGCAATAAGAGCTGTATTTGTTCAGTTTTCTGGTTATGGAATTGGATTTTTAATTTCTACAATAAAAACAGAAATTATGAACAGGCAGCCAGAAAAAGAGTTTCCACAATTATTTTTTAAAAAAGATGTCGGTGCGTAG
- the coaE gene encoding dephospho-CoA kinase (Dephospho-CoA kinase (CoaE) performs the final step in coenzyme A biosynthesis.) gives MKIVGLTGGIGSGKTTVAGFFKELNIPVYIADEAGKRLMNTSSEIRKKIIAFFGESAYRGDHPDRKFIASKVFNDKEQLSKLNNIIHPAVEADFKNWLETQSSEYVIYEAAILFETGGYEKCDFNILVTAPKEIRIQRLQKRDDSSVKEIEERMDNQWSDERKSQMADFLINNEELAETKLQVEHIHDEILKAGKNC, from the coding sequence ATGAAAATAGTAGGTCTTACAGGAGGAATAGGTAGCGGTAAAACTACGGTTGCCGGTTTTTTTAAAGAATTGAATATTCCCGTATATATCGCTGACGAAGCAGGGAAAAGATTAATGAATACCTCTTCTGAAATTCGTAAGAAAATCATCGCCTTTTTTGGAGAGAGTGCCTACAGGGGTGATCATCCTGATCGAAAATTTATCGCTTCGAAAGTCTTCAACGATAAAGAACAACTTTCAAAACTGAATAATATTATACATCCCGCCGTGGAAGCAGATTTTAAGAATTGGCTTGAAACGCAATCTTCAGAATATGTAATCTATGAAGCCGCGATTTTATTTGAAACAGGAGGTTACGAGAAGTGCGATTTTAATATTCTGGTAACTGCTCCAAAAGAGATAAGAATTCAAAGACTTCAAAAACGTGATGATAGTTCTGTAAAGGAAATTGAGGAGCGTATGGACAATCAATGGAGCGATGAAAGAAAATCTCAAATGGCCGACTTCCTAATAAATAATGAAGAATTAGCTGAAACAAAACTACAGGTTGAGCATATTCATGATGAAATCTTAAAAGCAGGCAAAAATTGCTAG
- a CDS encoding sensor histidine kinase, whose product MNKKLFVLLVALMSLSLIGIIFVQGYWIKSTIDDREEQFSYNAKQVLLSVSQEIENQEFENYYFQFKNTDSLNSKLSDRTLTEYFYTSRDENRNETYFNSETILEEDYKVSSGFLQFAQDSIQFTKMINKRVTDIVRNNQLDGDNLSARQRIEHIERLSRMEEVEKDILRSAISELVVRLPLHKRVSEEVINELIGKELEERNLESAFEFGVYHNSIATNVYSDNFSLNHPATYAVPLFMNNAGNSGYQLLVNFTDKKEEVLSSVILMASLSIIFTLIIVIAYSSALSQLIKQRQISQIKTDFINNMTHEFKTPIATINLALDAIKNPKVIEDRSKVSRYLQMIRDENKRMHAQVENVLRISKLEKNELDLKKERHQLHDIINDAVSHVELIVEDRGGYVQTHFGALRSSVLANQDHFTNVIVNILDNAVKYSEEAPKIDIYTTNVKNYIICEIRDQGVGMTKLVQKKIFEKFYREHTGDIHNVKGHGLGLAYARQIVEDHHAEITVTSEKAKGSTFIIKLPLIS is encoded by the coding sequence ATGAATAAGAAGCTTTTTGTCCTTCTCGTTGCGCTAATGAGCTTGTCGTTAATCGGCATTATTTTCGTGCAGGGATATTGGATTAAGAGCACTATTGACGATAGAGAGGAGCAATTTTCTTATAATGCAAAGCAGGTTTTATTAAGTGTTTCTCAGGAAATTGAGAATCAGGAATTTGAAAATTATTATTTTCAATTCAAGAATACTGATAGTCTAAATAGTAAACTTAGCGACAGAACATTAACCGAATATTTTTATACCAGTAGAGATGAAAACAGGAATGAAACCTATTTCAATTCTGAAACAATTTTAGAAGAAGATTATAAAGTTTCTTCGGGATTCTTGCAATTCGCCCAGGATAGTATTCAGTTTACTAAAATGATTAATAAGCGGGTTACAGATATTGTTAGGAACAATCAACTGGACGGTGATAATTTAAGTGCGAGACAACGAATAGAGCATATTGAGAGGCTTTCAAGAATGGAAGAGGTAGAAAAAGATATTCTGCGTTCTGCCATTTCAGAATTAGTAGTGCGACTACCGCTTCATAAAAGGGTTTCTGAAGAGGTTATAAATGAACTGATAGGTAAGGAGCTGGAAGAAAGAAATCTTGAGTCAGCTTTTGAGTTTGGGGTATATCATAATTCTATAGCCACAAATGTATATTCTGATAATTTTAGCCTGAACCATCCGGCTACCTATGCTGTTCCTTTGTTTATGAATAACGCAGGAAATAGTGGTTACCAGTTGCTGGTTAATTTTACAGATAAGAAAGAGGAAGTTTTGTCATCTGTAATTTTAATGGCTTCACTGTCTATCATTTTTACTTTGATCATTGTGATCGCATATTCAAGTGCACTTTCGCAACTAATCAAACAAAGACAGATATCACAGATAAAAACAGACTTTATTAATAATATGACGCATGAGTTTAAAACTCCCATTGCAACCATTAATCTGGCACTGGATGCGATTAAGAACCCAAAGGTCATAGAAGACAGGTCTAAAGTTTCTCGTTATCTGCAGATGATAAGGGATGAAAATAAAAGAATGCACGCCCAGGTAGAGAACGTTTTAAGAATCTCTAAATTGGAAAAAAATGAACTGGATCTTAAGAAGGAAAGACATCAGTTACATGATATTATTAATGATGCTGTTTCGCATGTTGAATTAATTGTGGAAGATCGTGGCGGGTATGTGCAAACACATTTTGGAGCATTGCGCTCTTCAGTATTGGCGAATCAGGATCATTTTACCAATGTGATCGTAAATATTCTTGATAATGCTGTAAAATATTCTGAAGAGGCTCCTAAAATTGATATTTACACCACGAATGTAAAGAATTATATTATTTGTGAAATAAGGGATCAGGGAGTTGGAATGACTAAACTGGTTCAGAAAAAAATATTTGAAAAATTTTATCGTGAGCATACAGGCGATATTCATAATGTAAAAGGTCATGGACTAGGTTTGGCGTATGCACGCCAGATAGTAGAAGACCATCATGCTGAAATCACTGTTACTAGCGAAAAGGCAAAAGGAAGTACTTTTATAATTAAACTACCACTAATATCTTAA
- a CDS encoding response regulator transcription factor: protein METENKKILLVEDDPNFGTVLKDYLAMNDYEVTHAKNGMEGFEKFKKDDFDLCILDVMMPYKDGFTLAKEIREKNEEIPIIFLTAKAMKEDVLKGYKVGADDYLNKPFDSEVLLMKIKAIMQRKATDSVADSKQFEFEIGDFHLNSKLRFLTFRDEEPQKLSPKENELLRLLALHENDLMPRELALTKIWRDDNYFTSRSMDVYIAKLRKYLKKDENVEILNIHGEGFRLVVKNKEESGA from the coding sequence ATGGAAACTGAAAACAAGAAAATTTTATTAGTAGAGGATGATCCAAACTTTGGAACGGTCCTAAAAGATTACCTGGCAATGAATGATTACGAGGTAACACACGCCAAGAACGGAATGGAAGGATTTGAAAAGTTTAAAAAAGACGATTTTGATCTTTGTATTCTTGATGTAATGATGCCTTATAAGGATGGATTTACATTAGCCAAAGAAATTCGTGAAAAGAACGAAGAAATCCCGATCATCTTCCTTACAGCGAAAGCGATGAAAGAAGACGTATTGAAAGGATACAAGGTGGGTGCAGATGATTACCTTAATAAACCTTTTGATAGTGAAGTTCTTTTAATGAAGATCAAGGCGATCATGCAGCGTAAAGCTACAGATAGCGTGGCAGACTCTAAACAATTTGAATTTGAGATTGGTGATTTCCACCTGAATTCAAAACTGAGGTTTCTTACTTTTAGAGATGAGGAGCCGCAAAAACTATCTCCTAAAGAGAATGAATTATTGAGATTACTGGCATTACACGAGAATGATCTAATGCCAAGAGAATTGGCGCTTACCAAGATCTGGAGAGATGATAATTATTTCACTTCCAGAAGTATGGACGTGTATATCGCTAAACTTAGAAAATACCTGAAAAAAGACGAAAATGTGGAGATCTTGAATATCCACGGTGAAGGTTTCAGACTTGTAGTGAAGAACAAGGAAGAAAGCGGAGCATAG